TCCTCCACTGATTCTGGGAAGGAAGAAGCCGGtgagcctgcagcacaggcccAGAGCCCCGAGGTGTGGGGCCCctctggtccctgggcagccacgtcccagccctgccttcccctgccatTGTCAGGTCGCACTGACACACGGCCTGAGCCCAGCGTTCCCTTTTGGGGCCAAGAGAaatctctgctcctgcctctggcacagggtgcaCTGGCAGCAGGTCAGGGAAGGTGATAGCCCCAGAGAGAGGTGTGAGCAGTGGAGGAAAGCCAACATCACTCCAGCCTTCTAAAGGGACACCAAAAAGGAGCCAGGAAACTGCAGGCCCATCAGcctcagctccatccccagaAAGGTGACAGAACAGCTCCTCTTGGATGCCATCTCTAAGCCTGTGGACTAACAGGAATGGGAAGCCATGCTTGACCAATCTCATAGCCAcctctgctgcagtggctggCTGCGTTTgtgaggggagagcagtggcCATTGTCAGCCGGGACTTCAGCAAGCCTTTGTCCTTGCCTCCCATAACACGCTcctgaggcagctctgggacagtTCAGGACAGAAGTGGACAGGGGAGCTCCAAACTCAGACAGCTGTGAGCTCAGGCGGCCGTGCGGGAGCCAGCCTTGATTGCCTTATTCCCCAGTGACCTGGCAGAAGGGACGGAGCTCTCCCTCAGCACCTTTGCTGATGGCACAGAaccaggagcaggggctgaggcaccaccaggctgtgctgcccttcAATGAGACCTGGACAGGCTTGAGAGTTGAGCAACCTAATGAAGTTGCATTGAGGAAAGCCTCTAGAAGAGCTTGAGGCTTTGTAATTGACCAGGCAACAAAAGCTTTTTAGTATAGTGGACTGCATAATGACATCTTGCAATGTCCAGTCCGGGAAACCACTGCCTCTCTGTATGTTACAAGACCAGTTGCTTGACTGTATGTAAAGAAAGTGTTTGAGACAAACAGTGAATTCAGAAACTTCCCCTAATATTATGTTGGATTTTCATGATTTTCAGAATGCCTGGTGAAGCATgtggattcccagaggaaagTGGAAGCAAATCAATAAATCTTCTTTTAGAGATCAGAAATGTTTCTTGTTCCTTGAAGAAGTTGCCAAAAAATGTCCCTTTTGAAATCCTCTCAAAGATCTAATCGGAAAAAGCATTAACCAAACGTGTTAGTCTGTGTTTGTGAAAAGAAACGTGTTTCTAGAGTCAGTTCGAGGTCTGTACCAGGGTTTCTGGTTTCCTCTGTGCATGCTTGGAATAtgagctgcttctctgcaggACTTTTAATAATTAGAAAATGTACTGAAGACAACATGTtcctgtgtcctgctgtccAGTGCTGAAGAGGGTTGagacagagcaggcagctctgtgtctgtATGTAACTAgcgggagcagccctggagcagtgcccagggcctgGAGAAGCAAAGGGGATGCTGGCGCTGAGGCCAAAGTGTCCACAGCTCGGGCTTGTCCGGCCAAGCTCTTCGGGCCCCTCCTGCTTCGAGCCCTTGCCGgcttccctgcagagccccgggTGCAGCTTCCCAACTCAGCCctgttcctctgcctgctccctgcctcctggGCAAAGGCACTCCCTGGCACTGCACCGTCTGTGCCTCCCTCCTAGACCAGTGAAGGCATCGTTTGCCACCCAAGGTGGCTCTCCCATGGAGACAGGAAAATGGATGAACTCCTGCTGCCCCCGcatcaggctgctgcagggtgtcCCTGCTTGTCAGCCCTTGCCCTGTCTCCCAGAGGTTGCACTGATTGTTCTACAAGTCACGGATCTGGATTTCCAGGAGCGTGTTTGCAAAGACATGAGTGAGAAAAACTGACAAGAATTGTTTGTGCTCctcttcttgattttttttttcaatgcatttGCTAGTAGGAAAGCATGGACCAAACTGGCAAAGTTGCTATAATGTAGCAAAAGCATTCTCCTGCATTTGACTTGAGTTGAGGACTGTTGCAAGCCCTCCTGTGAAATGTACACAGAAAATTCTCATTGAGTTGTCTGTGTTTCCACTGAGTCAGTGCAAAAGATTACATTTCTCAGGAGCTTAATactaatttttccatttatatgAACGGTCAAAGTTGCTGGTTCAGAGAATGGCAAGCTAAGTAGGATTTGGAGGCAGCTGTGGTGGTCTCCAGGATGATCTCCTACTCCCACCGGtgatcagcagcagcacaaatcaGGTTCACTTAGTTTTCTCCAGACAGGTCTTGAGGAAAAGGTCAGTTCACCTAGAGCAGGTTTTGAacctctgcagggcaggagactCCGCAccagctctctgggcagccgactgccatgggcagcagcagagatttccCTTGGCCAGGCCTCAGCCCTGGAGTGGCAGTGCCTGAACAGCACCTTCCTGCCTACAGTCCCAGCCTCGATGGCTGCCCCAGGGCCTGGCATTTGACCCTGCACTTGCTGCAGGAGTCCCAGCCAGGGTTCCACCCTGACCAAAGGCTCGAACCCATCTCAGAGCCTCGGTGCCCAAGCAGGCCGCCTCTAGTGATTGCCAGGGACCTGAGGCCATGGCTGCCCCAGGTTTGGGTGCAAAACACTGATGTCACAGTGGCCATTGTGACCTGTGCAACCAAGGCCACAAAAGGGAACGCTGGGCTCAGGCCGTGTGTCAGTGCGACCTGACAAcgggaggagaaggcagggcTGAGAcgtggctgcccagggaccagagGGGCCCCACACCTCAGGGCTCTgggcctgtgctgcaggctcacctgcctctccctcccctgaTTCAGCGGAGGAATATCTAGAGGAGACTGCGGTGTTCCTTGACGCGAGGACGGGAGGAGAAGGcggacaggagcagggctcacgcagggctgagctgggagcagagccctcgTGGCTCTGGGCCTGTTCTGCAAACTCCCCAGAGTCTTCTTTCTCCCACAGAGAGAGAGGACAAACACCTGTCTGCCTGGCAGCATTCCTTGTCCGGGACTCACAGCCGCCAGCCGCCATGTGTGACAGGAAGCAGGAGGGCCCTGGTGCCAGGGAGCCAGGTGAGGACAAAGCAGCCCTCTgacagcctggcccaggggctCTTGTGGCAGGCAGCGGGgggcccagagcagaggcagggggaggcaggagctgctcagccatgccggggctgggagcctccttcctccccaagtGGGgcccagctgggccagggggcagctcctgggacgGCCGTGCCCGCAACGGCCCCTGCTCGGCAaggcctccagccctgcccatcaGCCAGGCggggacagagcagcccttGGGGGCGAAGCTGCTGCCGGCTAAGAGCCCCGCAGAGGTGCTCATGCCCGCTGCCATtggctctgtcccctgcagcatGCGTGCTGTGTCGCCGTGCAGAGGCTGACCCGGACATCTGTGGTGACAAACTGGAGAAGTGTGGGCTCTGTGCCCACGTGTTCTGCATGGTGAGTGGCTCCGGACGCTCCCTCCATCATTGCAATGGGCAgttcctgcctctctcctcaTCAGCTCCTCTCgtttgctgcagttttttgCCACTCTTCTATTTCGCCATGAGAGCAATCGTGTGGGACTAATGGGCTTTCTCCCGCGAGACATCAAAATTGCCGTCTCGCGGGCGGCACACAAGGTGAGAGCcggacaggagcagggagctttGTGCCTGGCCCGGTTTGCAGGAGCTTAGGccagagcacaggaaagaaaggcCGGCCCAACAGCGGCTGTGGGACCAAGtctggctcccagcagctctggcacaggagCCTCCCTCCTCCACCAGGCGGCTCTCTGGGCTGGCATCCGGCAGTGGCCACATCCTGCGCCCTGCCCAGGATcgtggggctgccaggggaaggccccgaggctgctgctgatgggGCTGCTCGGCtctttccagcactgctgcgTCTGTGGCCAGAGGGGGGCAACCATCATGTGCTGTGTGACAGACTGCGGGAGATGGTTccacctgccctgtgccaaGGAGGGCGGCTGTGTCAATATATACGTTACTCCATACAGGTACCCCATCTCTCCTTGTGGCCACCCCTGGGGAAGGATCCAACATTTCCCACGTTCCCCATCCATTTTCCTCCAGGTCCTTCTGCCCTGTGCACCGTCCAGAGCAGGATGTGCAGGTGACTCCAGAGCCGGGCACCGATTGCCTCATCTGCATGGAGCCTGTGGAGGATAGAAAGACCTTCACAACCCTGGTGTGCCCAACGTGCAGAAGGGCCTGGTTCCACAGGGACTGCATCCAGGTAGGAGCCGTCTCCCCAGGCCCGGGCCACAGcaggtgctcagcagctgcagggcctcGCTCACCCTGCTTGTGTTTGCCCTGCAGGGACATGCCATGCGCGCTGGTGTTTTATTCTTCCACTGCCCCCTGTGCAGAGACAGTGGGGAATTCCCAGTCGAAATGTTCGTCTTGGGGATCCGAGTTCCCTTCAGGTGTGTGTCCTTCTGCCTGGCTCACGAGACAGGAGGGTgcaagtgctgtgctgtgccaggccctgccccagcagtcctggccctgccctgccccgtgAGTCTGGCCTTCAGCTTCATGCCCAACTTGAAAGAGCAGGGAGACCCTGGACCTCCAtgaggggagggcagcagaaactcatcagcttttgctttctccaTCAGACAGCCAACATGGGAGGACAATAATGCCTTTGCAGATCTAGGAGTGAGGCACAGCCAGTGCAATGCCAGGGAATGCCTTTACcctggaggcagggaggaggcagaggaagaggggtaagctgggaagctgctcccagggctctgtAGGGAAACCATATCTCAGCAAAAGATCAATTAGGAGAAAAACTTGACGAGCTTGGCCAGACAACCATGTGCGGGGACATTTTGTCCTCAGTGCCATAAACCTCTTTGCCTCCCCAGGCCCTGGCaactgctcctgtgctcctcctgtgctgccGAGGGCACCCACAGGCGCTGCTCTGGCCTGAGAAACCACATACAGAGATGGGAGTGTGACAGCTGTGCTGGTCTCGGAACGGGTATGAGTCAAAGCAGCcggtgtccctgggctggggtcaGTGCCCAGGCTGCGCTTGGCAGAGCCCGTCCGCTcctggagggctgggggcactgcTCTGGCCTGGGCTGCCTTGGGCCTGAGGGGCCTTTGACATTCCTGCTTGCCCTTACAGCCGCCAGGGATGAGCCGGAGCCCAGtggccccagcctggccagacAGTCAGGACTGGAATCTGCTCATGGCTCCTCAGAATCTGAGGCCATCAGGCCCAGCTCCCGCACCCCGGTGGCACCGGAGCTGGCTTTCCCGTCGCCATCTCCAGAGacaagcagccacagcagccaccaacacacagcaggaaggaagcaaTCGCTGCCATCTTCCTTGCTGgacaccagcagccccagcacatcAGGGCCTACATACAGCAGCTCCCCAGACCCTGAGGACAGGGTCCCTTCCAGACGTGCTGGGCCCGGCCGCAGGCGAAGCAGCTCTCGCCAGCAAGGTCGGGCCCCAAATCGACCCGTCCGATCTGGGAGTtgctgtgacaggagcagcGGGACAATACCAAGGGATGAGAGGCTCCGGAGAAGGGAGACACCATCACGGACATCCCCCAGGCAAGGCCGTGCCCCCCAGCAAGGTTGGGCCCAGAGTCCCCGTGTCCGGTCCAGGAGTCGCCGTGACAGGAGCAGTGGGCTAGGGCCAAGGGCTGAGAGGCCCAGACAAAGGGAGACGCCACCACCGGCATCCCCCAGACGCAGCCGCTCCGGCCAGCAAGGTCCGGCCCAGAGTCCCCCTGTCCGGTCCAGGAGACGCcgtgacaggagcagcatgagCGGACCAAGGCCTGAGATGCCCCGGAGAAGGGAAACACTGTCATGGGAATCCCCCAGACGCAGCCGCTCCGGCCAGCAAGGCTGGGCCCAGAGTCCCCCTGTCCGGTCCAGGAGTCGCCGTGACAGGAGCAGCATAAGCGGACCAGTGCCTGAGATGCCCCGGAGAAGGGAAACACCGTCATGGGCATCTCCCAGACGCAGCCGTGCCCCCCAGCAAGGTCCGGCCCAGAGTCCCCCTGTCCGGTCCCGGAGTCGCcgtgacaggagcagcatgagCGGACCAGGGCCTGAGATGCCCCGGAGAAGGGAATCAGCGTCACCGGCATCCCCCAGATGCAGCCGCTCCCGCCTGCAGCGCCGGGCCTCGAATCAACGTGTGCGGTCCAGGAGtccccaggacaggagcaggaggacagCAGCGAGTGCTGAGAGGCCCAGGCCCAGGGGGACACCGTCGGGGACGTCCCGCAGGAGCAACCGCTCCCCCGAGCGACGTCGCACCTCAACTCGGACCTCCAACAGCAGCACGTAGCgtcatcttttctttctgttccgTGGGTTCGCTGCCAGAAGCGAAGGTGAGAACGGTCAGTGCAGAGACCTTGAGATTTGCAGGTCTGTGAGAAAAGCATATTAGCTCTTGACAtttctgctggcaggaaagaaGTCTGTGCTAAATACCTTGATTTCTGTGTAGCCGTGTATTCAGCGAAAAGTCACTTAAGGATGTGGGTCATTAAAAAGGACTCTTCTTCCTGCCTTTAGACTCTCCAGCCTCAGATGTTTCCCCACTGCTTACCCTTGCAAGTGAAGCACTCCTTAACGGGCTTGGATACGCTTAGGGAGGCATTCAGAGCAAGGTGGCTCTTAGGGAAGCTGTCTCTGAAAAGGACGTGTGCTGTGTCGCTATCCTTGAGCAATCTCATTTCAGTAAAgccaaaaggaagaagaaagaagagagtgAGACACTGCCTCAAGTGTCCAAAGAAAACGAGGACTATGTTGCTGCTGATTTGATAGACTTGATTGGACCTTCAAAGAACAAACCGGGAAAGACTGAGGAAATGCCCTGGGACAAAGGGCATGAGCAGGACTCTGCCCCAGATGACCATTTGGACCTTTGTCTGAGAACGACACAGCTCACGCGTGAGTGCTTTCAAGTTTTCCTCCTTTGGAGACACAGAGGAGTTGGGCATCAAAGAAGGTAACAGCAGAACCCTTCTAACAGGGCCTTTGCTGAGGAAGAGCTTCTGGCAGGCTCTGTAGAACAACACGGTGTAAAGAAGGTCAGCATCCAGGggattttcagcagcagaagccagtaattaggcagaagcattttgatCTTCATTTCTGCTTGCCAAGGCTGTGGTAGATTAACGACAGGTAACTCATGCTTGCATCTCAGGAATTCTGAAGGGCACGCTTTGAGAAGGCATTGGGTAGTTTGTAGAGGGGTGAAAAAACTTGTTGTCATCCCCTGAATTCCTCAAACAGGGAAAAAGGTGACACACCAGTCATATCAAGTTTCACAGAACCCAACAAGATTTTAAAGGACATGTGCGTTAATGCAGAGAGGAGGAGCAAAATCCTGGAGTTGACCCCAAGATCCACGAACATTCTAATTGTTACTGAATTGTATTCTTGGACCtttagaaaaaggaaactgaaggaCACATGGTCATTGGGGTTTCCTAACCGTAGATAAAATGAGGCCATAGGAAATGAAGACGAAACCACATTAAATCAAGTCCCAGTCATgtaggagagaaaagaaaccgCGTGAAGTTatccaaaatattaaaaaccccAATGCAACAGCACAAAGCAACAAGCCCCCCACACTTTTGCTGAATTCAGAAGGTATTCAGTGTCTTCTGAATGCAATGACAACTCTTTAAGAATACATAAGGGATCTCTAGAACCAAGTGGAAAATCCTGGAGCACAGATGCAGCTCAGAACATCTGGCAGGAGCAGATTCTGTCCTCAGAATTTTTCCTGAGCAGTGGAGGAATAATTGGTTCtggctttttctctccc
This portion of the Motacilla alba alba isolate MOTALB_02 chromosome 12, Motacilla_alba_V1.0_pri, whole genome shotgun sequence genome encodes:
- the LOC119706164 gene encoding serine/arginine repetitive matrix protein 2-like; translated protein: MFVLGIRVPFRQPTWEDNNAFADLGVRHSQCNARECLYPGGREEAEEEGPWQLLLCSSCAAEGTHRRCSGLRNHIQRWECDSCAGLGTGMSQSSRCPWAGVSAQAALGRARPLLEGWGHCSGLGCLGPEGPLTFLLALTAARDEPEPSGPSLARQSGLESAHGSSESEAIRPSSRTPVAPELAFPSPSPETSSHSSHQHTAGRKQSLPSSLLDTSSPSTSGPTYSSSPDPEDRVPSRRAGPGRRRSSSRQQGRAPNRPVRSGSCCDRSSGTIPRDERLRRRETPSRTSPRQGRAPQQGWAQSPRVRSRSRRDRSSGLGPRAERPRQRETPPPASPRRSRSGQQGPAQSPPVRSRRRRDRSSMSGPRPEMPRRRETLSWESPRRSRSGQQGWAQSPPVRSRSRRDRSSISGPVPEMPRRRETPSWASPRRSRAPQQGPAQSPPVRSRSRRDRSSMSGPGPEMPRRRESASPASPRCSRSRLQRRASNQRVRSRSPQDRSRRTAASAERPRPRGTPSGTSRRSNRSPERRRTSTRTSNSST